A genomic stretch from Flavobacteriales bacterium includes:
- a CDS encoding methyltransferase domain-containing protein: MTHIDEYNDTMIQVLELIWGSGYMSPGGEGNVLNLFEGLDLKDKRILDIGCGLGGPACYLAEKFGASVTGIDIEKRLIEHSKAYSLKKGTADKTNFILVEPGSLDFPDEEFDYVFSIGAFTQIEGKSSMYLECLRVLKNGGCFTSYEWLKSIDYISEEMQNFYQLDGLTYAMQTFEEQVFVLKQSGFSKVDQFDCSQWYKKQAHNEIADINYVYKDTLIDLIGEETTDHYIEAWNAMLTVIDNDELVQSYCKAYKLA, from the coding sequence ATGACGCATATAGACGAATATAACGATACAATGATTCAAGTCCTCGAATTGATATGGGGATCTGGATATATGTCGCCTGGTGGTGAAGGAAATGTATTAAATCTATTTGAAGGTCTTGATTTAAAGGATAAAAGAATACTGGATATAGGTTGTGGCTTGGGAGGTCCTGCTTGTTATTTGGCAGAGAAATTTGGTGCTTCTGTTACAGGAATTGATATTGAAAAACGATTAATAGAGCATTCAAAAGCTTATTCTTTGAAAAAAGGAACTGCGGATAAAACTAATTTTATTCTCGTTGAGCCAGGTTCTTTGGATTTTCCGGATGAAGAATTTGATTATGTTTTTAGTATTGGTGCCTTCACTCAAATTGAAGGAAAAAGCAGCATGTATCTCGAATGTCTTCGGGTACTTAAGAATGGCGGATGTTTTACTAGTTATGAATGGTTAAAATCCATTGACTATATCAGTGAAGAAATGCAAAATTTCTACCAGTTAGATGGATTGACTTATGCCATGCAAACATTTGAGGAGCAGGTTTTTGTGCTAAAGCAAAGTGGATTTAGTAAAGTAGATCAGTTTGATTGTTCGCAATGGTATAAAAAACAAGCGCACAATGAAATTGCTGATATTAATTACGTTTATAAGGACACACTGATAGATCTAATAGGCGAAGAAACAACAGATCACTACATCGAAGCTTGGAATGCTATGTTAACTGTAATTGACAATGATGAACTTGTGCAGAGTTATTGCAAAGCTTACAAACTAGCCTAG